In Gammaproteobacteria bacterium, a single genomic region encodes these proteins:
- a CDS encoding histidine phosphatase family protein, translated as MTTRTLLILRHAKSDRDGAAADDFERPLAARGRRDAPRMGRWLRAHGLRPDLVLSSPALRTRQTTEAVQEALELPAERLRFDDRLYLPALATLLAVIADCPARTGTLLLVGHNPGLEELLEHLCAEAPPRNAAGKLLTAGAIARLTVRQGWKKLEPHGAALVELVRPRELDD; from the coding sequence ATGACGACGCGCACCCTGCTCATTCTCCGCCACGCCAAATCGGACCGCGACGGCGCGGCCGCCGACGACTTCGAGCGGCCGCTCGCCGCGCGCGGGAGGCGCGACGCGCCGCGCATGGGCCGCTGGCTGCGGGCGCACGGCCTCAGGCCGGACCTCGTGCTGAGCTCGCCCGCGCTGCGCACGCGCCAGACGACGGAGGCGGTGCAGGAGGCGCTCGAGCTGCCGGCGGAGCGGCTCCGCTTCGATGACCGCCTCTATCTTCCCGCGCTCGCCACCCTGCTTGCGGTGATCGCGGACTGCCCCGCGCGTACGGGCACCTTGCTGCTGGTCGGCCACAATCCCGGCCTGGAAGAGCTGCTGGAGCATCTCTGCGCCGAGGCGCCGCCGCGCAACGCCGCGGGCAAGCTGCTCACCGCCGGCGCGATCGCGCGTCTGACGGTGCGGCAGGGATGGAAGAAGCTGGAACCGCACGGCGCGGCCCTGGTCGAGCTGGTCCGCCCGCGCGAACTCGACGACTGA
- a CDS encoding AAA family ATPase, with protein MKVIACYNIKGGVGKTASTVNLSYLSAREGFRTLVWDLDPQGASSFYFRIRPAVGPGAAGLVRDELALDKVIKGTDYENLDLVPADFSYRNMDLFLDGEKKPKQRVEKLLKPLADDYDYVFLDCPPGISLLSENVFMAADVLLVPLIPTTLSLRTLDQLLQFCQQEGLSDFSILPFFTMVDVRKALHRRIVEELPKRMPSVLTNHIPYSSEIEQMGLRRAPVNIFAGHSRSAQSYEDLWWEIKIRLEWL; from the coding sequence ATGAAGGTTATCGCCTGTTACAACATCAAGGGAGGAGTGGGCAAGACGGCCTCGACGGTGAACCTCTCGTATCTGTCGGCGCGGGAAGGCTTCCGCACCCTGGTCTGGGACCTCGATCCGCAGGGGGCCTCGAGTTTCTATTTCCGCATCCGGCCCGCAGTGGGGCCGGGCGCAGCGGGGCTGGTGCGCGACGAGCTCGCGCTCGACAAGGTGATCAAGGGCACCGACTACGAAAACCTTGACCTGGTGCCGGCGGATTTCTCCTATCGCAACATGGACCTGTTCCTGGACGGCGAGAAGAAGCCGAAGCAGCGGGTGGAGAAGCTGCTGAAACCGCTGGCGGACGACTATGACTACGTCTTTCTCGATTGCCCGCCGGGGATTTCGCTGCTGTCGGAAAACGTCTTCATGGCCGCCGACGTGCTGCTGGTGCCGCTCATCCCGACCACGCTGTCGCTGCGTACGCTGGACCAGCTCCTGCAGTTCTGCCAGCAGGAGGGATTGAGTGATTTCAGCATACTGCCCTTCTTCACCATGGTCGACGTGCGCAAGGCGCTGCACCGCCGCATCGTCGAGGAGCTGCCCAAACGCATGCCCAGCGTGCTGACCAACCACATCCCGTACAGCAGCGAGATCGAACAGATGGGCCTGCGCCGCGCCCCCGTGAACATCTTCGCCGGTCACAGCCGCTCCGCGCAGTCCTATGAAGACCTGTGGTGGGAGATCAAGATCCGCCTCGAGTGGCTGTAA
- a CDS encoding CHAD domain-containing protein produces the protein MSLNSYQYIMPRGVNAEGLAEILRGHGLRLELQPATSTEREFYDTFDWRLYAAGLVCFIDRTREQARLHLRALSNGLDVVSSAAAEVPGFAQDLPAGALRDRLLPLVESRRLLDIAAMKCASRCFKVLDEEGKTVARVYIERHSVVTGEGARRLGLGERLVVAPVRGYPEPLQHLRALFEHQLGLVRLNGAAFEEALAALGRHPLDYSSKLRIPLTADVTAGEAARRILAALLGTIEANEDGVRQDLDLEYLHDLRVAVRRTRSLLGQMKEVLPRSFAHYRQEFAWIGHATGAVRDLDVHLLAFPGHAAALGPGGLGDLEPLREAMRAQRSRERCELLEALAAPRYRRLKKDWRTLLEAEDASAWTGGEAQQPALALASAMIRHRYHKAFRLGAGITPDSPDADMHRLRIQCKKLRYLLEFFAALYPRDDLKQLIRALKALQDNLGDYQDLSVLIESLPGYAEKLNGGERANRARNALEPLLAHLRGRKQEVRAGFDEVWARFAHPQHQNRFNKVFGSE, from the coding sequence ATGTCTTTAAATAGCTATCAGTACATCATGCCGCGCGGCGTGAACGCCGAAGGCCTGGCGGAAATCCTGCGCGGTCACGGCCTGCGACTCGAACTGCAACCCGCGACCTCCACCGAGCGCGAATTCTACGACACCTTCGACTGGCGCCTGTACGCCGCCGGGCTGGTATGCTTCATCGACCGGACCCGCGAGCAGGCGCGGCTGCACCTGCGCGCACTGTCCAACGGCCTCGACGTCGTCAGCTCCGCGGCGGCGGAGGTCCCCGGCTTTGCGCAGGACCTGCCCGCCGGCGCACTGCGCGACCGCCTGCTCCCGCTGGTGGAGTCGCGTCGCCTGCTCGACATCGCCGCGATGAAGTGCGCGAGCCGCTGTTTCAAGGTGCTGGACGAAGAGGGCAAGACGGTGGCGCGCGTGTACATCGAGCGCCACAGTGTGGTGACCGGGGAGGGCGCGCGCCGGCTCGGGCTCGGCGAGCGCCTGGTGGTCGCACCGGTGCGCGGATACCCGGAGCCGCTGCAGCATCTGCGCGCCCTGTTCGAGCACCAGCTGGGGCTGGTGCGCCTGAACGGCGCCGCGTTCGAGGAGGCGCTCGCCGCGCTCGGCCGGCATCCGCTCGATTATTCGTCGAAGCTGCGCATACCGCTCACCGCCGACGTCACGGCCGGGGAGGCGGCGCGCCGCATCCTGGCCGCGTTGCTGGGCACCATCGAAGCAAACGAGGACGGTGTGCGCCAGGATCTCGATCTGGAATACCTGCACGACCTGCGCGTCGCGGTCAGGCGCACGCGCTCCCTGCTCGGCCAGATGAAGGAGGTGCTGCCGCGGTCCTTCGCGCACTACCGCCAGGAATTCGCCTGGATCGGGCACGCGACCGGCGCGGTGCGCGACCTCGATGTGCACCTGCTCGCCTTCCCGGGCCACGCCGCCGCGCTCGGGCCGGGCGGCCTCGGCGATCTCGAGCCGCTGCGCGAGGCGATGCGGGCGCAGCGCAGCCGCGAGCGCTGCGAGCTGCTCGAGGCCCTCGCCGCGCCGCGCTACCGCCGCCTCAAAAAGGACTGGCGCACGCTGCTGGAGGCGGAGGACGCGTCGGCGTGGACCGGCGGCGAGGCGCAGCAGCCCGCGCTCGCGCTGGCCTCCGCCATGATCCGGCATCGTTATCACAAGGCCTTCAGGCTGGGTGCCGGGATCACGCCGGATTCCCCCGACGCCGACATGCACCGGCTGCGCATCCAGTGCAAGAAGCTGCGCTACCTGCTCGAATTCTTCGCTGCGCTGTATCCGCGCGACGACCTGAAGCAGCTGATCAGGGCGCTGAAGGCGCTGCAGGACAATCTCGGCGATTACCAGGATCTCAGCGTGCTGATCGAGTCGCTGCCCGGCTACGCGGAAAAACTGAACGGCGGCGAGCGCGCCAACCGGGCGCGCAACGCGCTCGAGCCGCTGCTGGCGCATCTGCGCGGACGCAAGCAGGAGGTACGCGCCGGGTTTGACGAGGTGTGGGCCAGGTTCGCCCACCCGCAGCACCAGAATCGGTTCAACAAGGTATTCGGTTCGGAATAG